Part of the Caulifigura coniformis genome, TGGGATGGGAGCTCGCCAGTGATTCCGAAATCCCCCGCCGTGCGCACGAGCCCCGTTCCAAACAGTTCCTGCCAGAAGCGGTTCACCGTGACGCGCGCCGTGAGCGGCTGCTCGGGGAGCAGGAGCCATTTTGCGAAGCCGAGGCGATCTTTCGAGTAGTCCTCCGGAAAGGCGGGAAGCACGGCAGGCGTCTTCGGACGGACTTCATCGCGACGCTTGTCGTACTCGCCACGGAAGAGCACGAACGCCATGGCCGGTTCCGTTTTCTCCTGCATCACGTGGGCGATCTTTCCACGCCCCCGGATCGCGGCCTGTTCGCGTTCGAGGTTTCCCTGGTTCGTCGCCGCGGCCTGGTAGGCCTCGTCGATCGCACCCAGCCACCAGTCGTAGAGACCGTTGACTTCCGCATCTGTCCGTTTGTCGGCCGGCTTCCTGAGGGTTTTGGCGAGGAGGTCGGCCTGGCCGAGCGAGGAGGCTTCGAAGGTTTCGAGGACACGGCCGTAAATCCGCAGGTCATGCAGGCCAGCGGCCGAGATCGGATCGCTGCCGTTCCGCTGACCGATCTTGAAGGGGACCTGGGTCCTGATGCTGCCAGTGAGCCGGTCCTGCTCGACGTTCACGAACTGCGGCTTGCCGTTGTAGTAGATCTTCAGGCCGTCGGCTTTTGCCGTGCCGTCGTAGGTGATGACGACGTGGGTCCATTTGTCGACCGGCAGCGCCGCCTTCGAGACGACCTTCAGTGCGTTGCCGGGCCACGAGTCGATGATGTGCATTCCGATCCGTCGCTGCTGGACCCAGAAATCCCAGCCGCGGAAATCCTTGCTGTTGTCCATCCGTGCGCAGAGAGCGCCGCTCGAATCGTTCGACGCGACCTTCACCCAGGCTGCGATGCTGAACGGCTGGTCCTTCTCGAAATCCCCGATGTCGGGCGACTCCGCAGCTGCGCCGCCATTGAGCAACAGGGCCTTTTCTCCGGGGGGGCCATCCTGCCACTTCGCCTTGTCGGCCAGATCGAGCGTCTTCGATTCCTCTCCGATCTTCACCGCCAGGGATTTTCCTTCGCCCTCTCCGAGCCGCGCCTGGACGAGCAGCCCCGAGACGGGGGCCATTTTGTCGACGATGTCCTGTCCGGCAGTCTCGAGCCATTTGTCGAAGTCGCCCCGGCCGTCCTTCTTCCGCGCCTCGACGAGCTCTTTCGATTTCGGGACTTCGATTTCCAGTTCCTTCCACCGGACGAGTTCCTCGTCTTGGGGAACGACGATGATGGGCGGCGTGTCCTTGATGTTGCCGTCCATCGGGTTCTGAGTCGTGTTATTGAAGAACGCCGCCATCTCGTAGAACTCTTTCTGCGAGAGGGGATCGAACTTGTGGTCGTGGCAGACGCTGCAACCGGCGGTCAGGCCGAGCCAGACCTGGGCGGTCGTCTCGGTGCGGTCGCGGTTGTAGAGGACGGCGTATTCCTCCGCGATTGCGCCCCCTTCGTTGGTGGTGATGTTGCAGCGATTGAATCCGGAGGCGATCTGCTGGTCGTAGGTGCGGTTGGGGAGGAGGTCGCCGGCGAGCTGGTCGACGGTGAACTGATCGAACGGCATGTTCCTGTTG contains:
- a CDS encoding DUF1553 domain-containing protein translates to MLRADVLIAVAVAATCFSEALAQAAPPTYNKDIRPILVDACFACHGPDSASRKADLRLDRFADATATGAIVAGKPDESQLIARITSTDPDEIMPPPSTKKHLTPAQIETLKQWVAAGAVYEQHWSLIPPTLPAVPHIEKPAFPLRNPIDSFILAKLNAAELAPAPEADRRSLARRLSLDLTGLPPAPETVEKFIADSSDDAYEKLVDSFLASPAWGEHRGRYWLDAARYGDTHGIHIDNFREMWTYRDWVINAFNRNMPFDQFTVDQLAGDLLPNRTYDQQIASGFNRCNITTNEGGAIAEEYAVLYNRDRTETTAQVWLGLTAGCSVCHDHKFDPLSQKEFYEMAAFFNNTTQNPMDGNIKDTPPIIVVPQDEELVRWKELEIEVPKSKELVEARKKDGRGDFDKWLETAGQDIVDKMAPVSGLLVQARLGEGEGKSLAVKIGEESKTLDLADKAKWQDGPPGEKALLLNGGAAAESPDIGDFEKDQPFSIAAWVKVASNDSSGALCARMDNSKDFRGWDFWVQQRRIGMHIIDSWPGNALKVVSKAALPVDKWTHVVITYDGTAKADGLKIYYNGKPQFVNVEQDRLTGSIRTQVPFKIGQRNGSDPISAAGLHDLRIYGRVLETFEASSLGQADLLAKTLRKPADKRTDAEVNGLYDWWLGAIDEAYQAAATNQGNLEREQAAIRGRGKIAHVMQEKTEPAMAFVLFRGEYDKRRDEVRPKTPAVLPAFPEDYSKDRLGFAKWLLLPEQPLTARVTVNRFWQELFGTGLVRTAGDFGITGELPSHPELLDWLALDFRDNGWDIKRFFKQVVMSSTYRQAAVATPAKLEKDLENRLLSRGPRFRMDGEMIRDGALATSGLLSPKIGGPSVKPYQPDGVWEAVAMIGSNTRNYVRDTGESLYRRSLYTFWKRSAPPAQMEIFNAPSRETCVVRRERTNTPLQALVTLNDEQFVEAARRLAENTLKAGGSFDERLDFVTSRLISRPLENTERSIVRGVHDRLLAVYSADVEAAKKLIAVGESKADAMLPHGELAAWTMTINELMNLDEVLNK